From a single Streptomyces misionensis genomic region:
- a CDS encoding ATP-binding protein, translated as MHAVETEADVLWARLRLVEERVRHAVAARRAVDPDPDDPYRGQYLTPEAVERILAGQGGLGLPGHEPPPLPPASALGTLAARFDLSPLDADLLLVALAPDLDPRFERLYGYLNDDLTRRRPTVALALELCGLPAASAARFRLSPGAPLIAGGLVEVTEPDRPPLSRVLTVPDRVTAQLLGGTEPDARLAGLLGEAAADPTAEAADVDRAAGAVRSAPGLVHLLGRGGDAPGLAAAALRAAGLRPLVLDAAALARRSAEVPALARVAALEARLSGAGVVLGPLEALPPEPAARAGVVRDMCAALRGLPLFTYGTQGWDPAWAADTPVVLTVAPPSPERMTTRWRHALARAGADAVAPAEAEELALAVAAHRLDGGQLRRAAAGAVRTAALAGRPVLADDLRAAVRAQNGAGLARLARRVEPAVGWDDLVLPAPTHRRLRELAVRARHREQVLGQWRMRPGGGRGRGVIALFAGESGTGKTMSAEVVAADLGMDLYVVDLSTVVDKYVGETEKNLERIFTEASAVNAVLLFDEADAIFGKRSQVKDAHDRHANIESAYLLQRMESFDGIAVLTTNLRANLDEAFTRRLDVIADFPVPDAEQRLALWERCLGGRLPRAADLDLRFCADRFELAGGSIRACAVTAAYLTAESGRPLAMRQLMAAVAQEYRKLGRLVLESEFGQWTRDVLADL; from the coding sequence ATGCACGCGGTCGAGACCGAGGCGGACGTCCTGTGGGCGCGGCTGCGTCTGGTCGAGGAACGGGTGCGGCACGCGGTGGCGGCTCGCCGCGCCGTCGACCCGGACCCCGACGACCCCTACCGGGGCCAGTACCTGACCCCCGAGGCGGTCGAGCGGATCCTGGCCGGACAGGGCGGACTCGGGCTGCCCGGGCACGAGCCGCCGCCGCTGCCGCCCGCCTCCGCGCTGGGCACGCTGGCCGCGCGGTTCGACCTGTCGCCGCTGGACGCCGATCTGCTGCTGGTGGCCCTGGCGCCGGACCTCGACCCCCGGTTCGAGCGACTGTACGGCTACCTCAACGACGACCTGACACGCCGTCGGCCGACGGTCGCGCTCGCCCTGGAGCTGTGCGGACTGCCGGCGGCGTCGGCGGCCCGTTTCCGGCTGTCTCCCGGGGCGCCGCTGATCGCGGGCGGGCTGGTGGAGGTGACCGAGCCGGACCGGCCGCCGCTGTCCCGGGTGCTGACGGTCCCGGACCGGGTCACCGCACAGCTGCTGGGCGGCACCGAACCGGACGCGCGCCTGGCCGGACTGCTCGGCGAGGCCGCCGCCGACCCCACGGCCGAGGCGGCCGACGTGGACCGGGCGGCCGGGGCGGTCCGCTCCGCGCCGGGCCTGGTGCATCTGCTGGGCCGCGGCGGCGACGCGCCCGGCCTCGCCGCCGCGGCCCTGCGCGCGGCCGGGCTGCGCCCGCTGGTCCTGGACGCGGCGGCGCTCGCCCGGCGCTCCGCCGAGGTGCCCGCGCTCGCCCGGGTGGCGGCGCTGGAGGCCAGGCTGTCCGGCGCGGGCGTCGTCCTCGGCCCGCTGGAGGCGCTGCCCCCGGAGCCCGCCGCACGCGCGGGCGTCGTCAGGGACATGTGCGCCGCGCTGCGCGGCCTGCCCCTGTTCACCTACGGCACGCAGGGCTGGGACCCGGCCTGGGCGGCCGACACCCCGGTGGTCCTCACCGTCGCCCCGCCCTCCCCCGAGCGCATGACCACGCGCTGGCGGCACGCCCTCGCCCGGGCCGGCGCCGACGCCGTCGCGCCGGCCGAGGCGGAGGAGCTCGCGCTGGCGGTGGCCGCGCACCGCCTGGACGGCGGGCAGCTCCGCCGGGCCGCCGCCGGGGCGGTGCGCACGGCGGCGCTGGCGGGCCGCCCGGTGCTGGCCGACGATCTGCGGGCCGCCGTCCGCGCGCAGAACGGCGCGGGGCTCGCCCGGCTGGCCCGCCGGGTGGAGCCGGCCGTCGGCTGGGACGACCTGGTGCTGCCCGCACCGACCCACCGGCGGCTGCGGGAGCTGGCGGTGCGTGCCCGCCATCGCGAGCAGGTGCTCGGGCAGTGGCGGATGCGGCCGGGCGGCGGACGCGGGCGGGGTGTGATCGCGCTGTTCGCGGGGGAGTCGGGCACCGGCAAGACCATGTCCGCCGAGGTGGTCGCGGCCGACCTCGGCATGGACCTGTACGTGGTCGACCTGTCCACGGTGGTCGACAAATACGTCGGGGAGACCGAGAAGAACCTGGAGCGGATCTTCACCGAGGCCTCCGCGGTCAACGCGGTGTTGCTGTTCGACGAGGCCGACGCGATCTTCGGCAAGCGCTCGCAGGTCAAGGACGCGCACGACCGGCACGCCAACATCGAGTCGGCGTATCTGCTCCAGCGCATGGAGTCCTTCGACGGGATCGCCGTGCTGACCACCAATCTGCGGGCCAATCTGGACGAGGCGTTCACCCGCCGGCTCGATGTGATCGCGGACTTCCCGGTGCCCGACGCGGAGCAGCGGCTCGCCCTGTGGGAACGGTGTCTGGGCGGGCGCCTGCCGCGCGCCGCCGACCTCGATCTCCGGTTCTGCGCCGACCGCTTCGAGCTGGCCGGGGGCTCCATCCGGGCGTGCGCGGTGACCGCCGCGTATCTGACCGCCGAGTCCGGACGGCCGCTCGCCATGCGGCAGTTGATGGCGGCGGTGGCCCAGGAGTACCGCAAGCTGGGCAGGCTGGTGCTGGAGAGCGAGTTCGGGCAGTGGACGCGGGACGTGCTCGCGGACCTCTGA
- a CDS encoding DUF4255 domain-containing protein, translating into MIHEVDEALRALLAGSGLEASGVEVVFDAPTREWAARRNAPTVCVFLYHIQEDPTRRGSGAGEVHDADGHVVARRSPPRWFELTYLVTAWASRPQDEHRLLSQVLGTLVHTDVLPAPLLTGSLADLGLTVSLDTAGAGLDAPSASDVWSALGGELKASLGVRVRAPLAGVERPAGPPVTEGLVVRTAAGPVPGGEPAPGRRLRYAEVGDPGSEGFAGPRERPPVPARRRRGRRQP; encoded by the coding sequence GTGATCCACGAGGTCGACGAGGCGCTGCGCGCGCTGCTCGCCGGGTCCGGGCTGGAGGCGTCCGGGGTCGAGGTGGTCTTCGACGCGCCGACCCGCGAGTGGGCGGCCCGCCGCAACGCGCCCACGGTGTGCGTCTTCCTGTACCACATCCAGGAGGACCCCACCCGGCGCGGCAGCGGCGCCGGGGAGGTGCACGACGCCGACGGCCATGTGGTGGCCCGGCGCTCCCCGCCCCGCTGGTTCGAGCTGACCTATCTCGTCACGGCGTGGGCGAGCCGCCCGCAGGACGAACACCGGCTGCTCTCCCAGGTTTTGGGCACCCTGGTGCACACGGACGTGCTGCCCGCGCCGCTGCTCACCGGTTCGCTCGCGGACCTCGGCCTGACCGTGTCCCTGGACACCGCCGGGGCCGGGCTCGACGCGCCGTCCGCGTCCGACGTGTGGTCGGCGCTCGGCGGGGAGCTGAAGGCGTCGCTCGGGGTGCGGGTGCGGGCGCCGCTCGCCGGGGTGGAACGCCCGGCCGGACCGCCGGTGACCGAGGGGCTCGTGGTGCGCACCGCGGCCGGGCCGGTGCCGGGCGGGGAACCGGCACCGGGCCGCCGGCTGCGGTACGCGGAGGTCGGCGACCCCGGCTCGGAGGGCTTCGCCGGACCGCGTGAGCGGCCCCCGGTCCCGGCCCGGCGCCGGCGGGGAAGGCGGCAGCCCTGA
- a CDS encoding DUF6760 family protein: protein MTYALPRLREEVAYIAYHFHWQRADILDLTHAERRQWVGEIARINARMNEGG from the coding sequence GTGACGTACGCGCTTCCCCGGCTCCGGGAGGAAGTCGCGTACATCGCCTATCACTTCCACTGGCAGCGCGCGGACATCCTCGACCTCACCCACGCGGAGCGCCGTCAGTGGGTGGGCGAGATCGCGCGCATCAACGCCCGCATGAACGAGGGTGGTTGA
- a CDS encoding phage tail sheath family protein, with protein sequence MPTYLTPGVYVEEVQSGARPIEGVGTAVAAFVGFAQTGPFHEPTLVTNWDQYTQLFGGFTEGAYLPHAVYGYFANGGGAAYVVRIGGSGRDSSAPAAGVPRQGQAPEPVALGGFLVAARPGVTGVSVEVADPEGENPPEDRFRLLVRRGDQVAETYDVSTRKNVKGYVVGQVRASKLIEVTEQRDAAQTRPAAQTVAVPDAPAAPAAPASGEVSRLDPAEYVGDAGARTGFGGLEAIDEITMVAVPDLMGAYQRGDIDAEGVRTVQLAVISHCEQMGDRVAVLDAPPGLTAQQVRTWRNDEAGYDSRYATLYYPWVRVFDPASGRNTTVPPSGHIAGVWARSDAERGVHKAPANEVIRGAVDLELRLSKGEQDLLNPIGVNCVRAFPGRGIRIWGARTLSSDPAWRYLNVRRLFNYLEESILLGTQWVVFEPNDDRLWSSIRRNVTAFLTEEWRRGALFGRTAEEAFYVKCDRDNNPQESIDQGRVVCEIGVAPVKPAEFVVFRLAQFSDSTSLIDE encoded by the coding sequence ATGCCGACGTACCTCACCCCGGGCGTGTACGTGGAGGAGGTGCAGTCCGGTGCCCGACCGATCGAAGGGGTCGGCACCGCCGTCGCCGCGTTCGTCGGCTTCGCCCAGACCGGACCCTTCCACGAACCGACGCTCGTCACCAACTGGGACCAGTACACCCAGCTGTTCGGCGGCTTCACCGAGGGTGCCTATCTGCCGCACGCGGTGTACGGCTACTTCGCCAACGGCGGTGGCGCCGCCTATGTGGTGCGCATCGGCGGCTCCGGCCGGGACTCCTCCGCGCCGGCCGCGGGCGTGCCCCGGCAGGGCCAGGCGCCCGAACCGGTCGCGCTCGGCGGTTTCCTGGTCGCGGCCCGCCCCGGTGTCACCGGGGTGTCGGTGGAGGTCGCCGACCCGGAGGGCGAGAACCCGCCGGAGGACCGCTTCCGGCTGCTGGTCCGCCGCGGCGACCAGGTGGCCGAGACGTACGACGTCTCCACCCGCAAGAACGTCAAGGGCTATGTGGTCGGCCAGGTCCGGGCGTCCAAGCTGATCGAGGTCACCGAGCAGCGCGACGCCGCACAGACCCGGCCCGCCGCCCAGACCGTCGCCGTGCCGGACGCCCCGGCCGCGCCCGCCGCGCCCGCGTCCGGCGAGGTGTCCCGGCTCGACCCCGCCGAGTACGTCGGCGACGCCGGTGCCCGCACCGGCTTCGGCGGCCTGGAGGCCATCGACGAGATCACCATGGTCGCGGTCCCCGACCTGATGGGCGCCTATCAGCGCGGCGACATCGACGCCGAGGGCGTGCGCACCGTGCAGCTCGCGGTGATCTCGCACTGCGAGCAGATGGGCGACCGGGTGGCCGTGCTGGACGCCCCGCCCGGACTCACCGCCCAGCAGGTGCGCACCTGGCGCAACGACGAGGCCGGTTACGACTCCCGGTACGCCACCCTCTACTACCCCTGGGTGCGCGTCTTCGACCCGGCGTCCGGCCGCAACACCACGGTCCCGCCGAGCGGTCACATCGCGGGCGTGTGGGCGCGCAGCGACGCCGAGCGCGGTGTGCACAAGGCGCCCGCCAACGAGGTGATCCGCGGCGCGGTGGACCTCGAACTCCGGCTCAGCAAGGGCGAGCAGGACCTGCTGAACCCGATCGGCGTGAACTGCGTGCGGGCCTTCCCCGGCCGGGGCATCCGGATCTGGGGCGCCCGCACCCTGTCCTCCGACCCGGCGTGGCGCTACCTGAACGTGCGCCGCCTGTTCAACTACCTCGAGGAGTCCATCCTGCTGGGCACCCAGTGGGTGGTCTTCGAGCCGAACGACGACCGGCTGTGGTCGAGCATCCGGCGCAATGTCACCGCGTTCCTCACCGAGGAATGGCGGCGGGGCGCGCTCTTCGGGCGCACCGCCGAGGAGGCGTTCTACGTCAAGTGCGACCGCGACAACAACCCGCAGGAGTCCATCGACCAGGGCCGGGTCGTCTGCGAGATCGGTGTCGCACCGGTCAAGCCCGCCGAGTTCGTGGTCTTCCGGCTGGCCCAGTTCTCGGACAGCACCAGCCTCATCGACGAGTGA
- a CDS encoding phage tail protein: MAEGDALSTHVFGVQLGGYMVESIQEISGLTVEEEVVEVRQVTSEGKQIIRKQPGARQAGEITITRGLDKSSEFTKWIKETLNNGAVDTARQNLTIEIKDSKGDTVRRIQLMQGWASRWEGPSLKAGESAAATETVTIVFEEIVVE, from the coding sequence ATGGCAGAGGGCGATGCTCTTTCCACCCATGTCTTCGGCGTGCAGCTCGGCGGCTACATGGTGGAGTCCATCCAGGAGATCAGCGGCCTGACCGTCGAGGAGGAGGTCGTCGAGGTACGGCAGGTCACCTCGGAGGGCAAGCAGATCATCCGCAAGCAGCCGGGCGCCCGGCAGGCCGGCGAGATCACGATCACCCGGGGGCTCGACAAGTCCAGCGAGTTCACCAAGTGGATCAAGGAGACCCTGAACAACGGTGCCGTCGACACCGCCCGGCAGAACCTGACCATCGAGATCAAGGACTCCAAGGGCGACACGGTCCGCCGCATCCAGCTGATGCAGGGCTGGGCCTCCCGGTGGGAGGGTCCCTCCCTCAAGGCGGGCGAGTCCGCGGCGGCCACCGAGACCGTCACCATCGTCTTCGAGGAGATCGTCGTCGAATGA